In Asterias amurensis chromosome 4, ASM3211899v1, one genomic interval encodes:
- the LOC139936756 gene encoding uncharacterized protein isoform X4: MGPQSIYMSTDGVSMEEPPLYKARRRFAHAIRMVILMLRIHSMVFKKHKTGGKQSLTFTEIAEQLPSDDLKTSGLSFDPRDFKAKREINLTTEAKNILSMPSSIRTAEQLQTALYGLQTMKSFAEYPLHMQEKLVKVAWFESVPPKRVIIRQGHYAENFYFVISGSAVVTIMETKADTGEPQIRTAAVLRKGSSFGELALLHHSKRTATVSSQGDVQLLAIGREDFFDIFMRGQQPGEEPDHVKFLRQLPFMKYWPMERLIEHPEMCLFHFYKRGQVVVKDSNKSDWIYIVKSGSCQVLKQLKAVKPSKTQRSESTNDLRLPRLHTRHHSAPDLAATSSSKRPMTTRVRNNSAVASHLQFLALPTMSPVHTSQSLEFDSNYSSQDQMDSNRSLPDTFMTRQRSAVETAPSESNFSQYTSNDDPALFSLPNIDFRRGATPARQSFSRSKFRRISSMNPSPSPERTPLSFIPQVTVTESNTTGSDSSSSSDKKESSVFVQLELLLPKDVFGLSTLSLDLGIDHEQSSVNLVSRGAECIMVQKDFFAKYCTEHVKRHIRKLVKPYPPPELLQHNLQNHSNWTNYKHEAVASLLKDRSKAKTLRL; the protein is encoded by the exons GCTCGCAGAAGATTCGCTCATGCAATCAGAATGGTCATCCTAATGCTACGAATACACTCCATGGTCTTcaaaaa GCACAAAACTGGCGGCAAACAATCCCTGACGTTCACTGAGATTGCTGAGCAGTTACCGTCAGATGACTTGAAGACATCGGGACTCTCGTTTGACCCGCGAGATTTCAAAGCAAAACGAGAG ATAAACTTAACCACTGAAGCCAAAAACATATTGAGTATGCCAAGTTCCATCCGGACAGCAGAGCAACTGCAAACG GCATTATATGGACTCCAAACTATGAAGTCTTTTGCAGAGTATCCGCTGCATATGCAAGAAAAGCTAGTCAAAGTTGCTTGGTTTGAAAG CGTGCCACCAAAGAGAGTTATAATCAGACAAGGTCACTATGCAGAGAACTTCTATTTCGTCATATCAGGTTCAG CTGTGGTGACCATAATGGAGACCAAGGCAGACACCGGAGAGCCACAAATCCGCACCGCTGCCGTCCTACGTAAAGGCAGTAGCTTCGGGGAGCTAGCCCTCCTACATCACTCCAAGAGAACTGCGACAGTCTCGAGCCAGGGTGATGTTCAACTTCTTGCCATCGGTAGGGAGGACTTTTTTGACATCTTCATGAGGGGGCAGCAGCCTGGGGAGGAGCCGGATCATGTCAAGTTTCTAAG GCAACTGCCCTTTATGAAGTATTGGCCAATGGAGAGGCTAATTGAGCATCCAGAAATGTGTCTCTTTCATTTTTACAA ACGTGGGCAAGTCGTGGTAAAAGACAGCAATAAATCGGACTGGATCTACATTGTTAAGTCT GGTTCATGTCAGGTGTTGAAGCAGTTGAAGGCGGTCAAACCAAGTAAAACCCAACGCTCTGAATCTACCAATGATCTACGACTACCAAGACTACATACAAGACATCATTCAG CTCCTGATTTGGCAGCAACGTCGTCGTCAAAGCGACCAATGACGACAAGGGTACGGAATAACAGTGCAGTAGCGTCCCATTTACAGTTCCTAGCGCTGCCCACTATGTCTCCAGTCCACACCTCACAAAGCTTAGAGTTCGACAGTAACTATTCG TCGCAAGATCAAATGGATTCTAACCGGTCACTCCCCGATACTTTCATGACGCGCCAACGATCAGCAGtagaaacagcgccctcagaaTCTAACTTCAGCCAGTACACATCCAACGATGACCCCGCCCTGTTCAGTCTACCCAACATTGACTTTAGACGTGGTGCCACACCTGCTAGGCAGTCCTTCTCAAGGAGCAAATTCAGAAGGATATCCAGTATGAACCCAAGTCCCTCGCCGGaacggacacctttg TCGTTCATTCCGCAAGTCACAGTAACAGAAAGCAATACAACCGGCAGCGATTCCTCGTCATCATCTGATAAGAAAGAAAGCTCAGTCTTTGTACAACTTGAACTTCTTCTACCCAAAGATGTCTTT GGTCTCTCAACGCTAAGCCTTGATCTTGGTATTGATCATGAACAATCAAGTGTTAACTTG GTGAGCAGAGGTGCAGAGTGCATCATGGTGCAGAAGGATTTCTTTGCCAAATACTGCACCGAGCATGTCAAACGCCACATCCGTAAGCTGGTCAAACCCTACCCTCCACCGGAGCTTCTTCAACATAACCTGCAGAACCATTCCAACTGGACCAACTACAAACATGAGGCTGTGGCTAGTCTATTAAAGGATAGATCCAAAGCCAAGACATTGagattatga
- the LOC139936756 gene encoding uncharacterized protein isoform X3 has translation MEDASQNCWAKVRKSSLRKGLLSAVSRRGTPVGRRMGFYMDLCDDSTSRASCEARRRFAHAIRMVILMLRIHSMVFKKHKTGGKQSLTFTEIAEQLPSDDLKTSGLSFDPRDFKAKREINLTTEAKNILSMPSSIRTAEQLQTALYGLQTMKSFAEYPLHMQEKLVKVAWFESVPPKRVIIRQGHYAENFYFVISGSAVVTIMETKADTGEPQIRTAAVLRKGSSFGELALLHHSKRTATVSSQGDVQLLAIGREDFFDIFMRGQQPGEEPDHVKFLRQLPFMKYWPMERLIEHPEMCLFHFYKRGQVVVKDSNKSDWIYIVKSGSCQVLKQLKAVKPSKTQRSESTNDLRLPRLHTRHHSAPDLAATSSSKRPMTTRVRNNSAVASHLQFLALPTMSPVHTSQSLEFDSNYSSQDQMDSNRSLPDTFMTRQRSAVETAPSESNFSQYTSNDDPALFSLPNIDFRRGATPARQSFSRSKFRRISSMNPSPSPERTPLSFIPQVTVTESNTTGSDSSSSSDKKESSVFVQLELLLPKDVFGLSTLSLDLGIDHEQSSVNLVSRGAECIMVQKDFFAKYCTEHVKRHIRKLVKPYPPPELLQHNLQNHSNWTNYKHEAVASLLKDRSKAKTLRL, from the exons ATGGAGGACGCATCGCAGAATTGTTGGGCCAAGGTACGGAAATCGAGCCTAAGGAAGGGATTGTTGTCCGCCGTGTCCCGACGCGGCACCCCGGTGGGTCGACGGATGGGATTCTATATGGATTTATGTGACGACAGCACATCCAGAGCGTCATGCGAG GCTCGCAGAAGATTCGCTCATGCAATCAGAATGGTCATCCTAATGCTACGAATACACTCCATGGTCTTcaaaaa GCACAAAACTGGCGGCAAACAATCCCTGACGTTCACTGAGATTGCTGAGCAGTTACCGTCAGATGACTTGAAGACATCGGGACTCTCGTTTGACCCGCGAGATTTCAAAGCAAAACGAGAG ATAAACTTAACCACTGAAGCCAAAAACATATTGAGTATGCCAAGTTCCATCCGGACAGCAGAGCAACTGCAAACG GCATTATATGGACTCCAAACTATGAAGTCTTTTGCAGAGTATCCGCTGCATATGCAAGAAAAGCTAGTCAAAGTTGCTTGGTTTGAAAG CGTGCCACCAAAGAGAGTTATAATCAGACAAGGTCACTATGCAGAGAACTTCTATTTCGTCATATCAGGTTCAG CTGTGGTGACCATAATGGAGACCAAGGCAGACACCGGAGAGCCACAAATCCGCACCGCTGCCGTCCTACGTAAAGGCAGTAGCTTCGGGGAGCTAGCCCTCCTACATCACTCCAAGAGAACTGCGACAGTCTCGAGCCAGGGTGATGTTCAACTTCTTGCCATCGGTAGGGAGGACTTTTTTGACATCTTCATGAGGGGGCAGCAGCCTGGGGAGGAGCCGGATCATGTCAAGTTTCTAAG GCAACTGCCCTTTATGAAGTATTGGCCAATGGAGAGGCTAATTGAGCATCCAGAAATGTGTCTCTTTCATTTTTACAA ACGTGGGCAAGTCGTGGTAAAAGACAGCAATAAATCGGACTGGATCTACATTGTTAAGTCT GGTTCATGTCAGGTGTTGAAGCAGTTGAAGGCGGTCAAACCAAGTAAAACCCAACGCTCTGAATCTACCAATGATCTACGACTACCAAGACTACATACAAGACATCATTCAG CTCCTGATTTGGCAGCAACGTCGTCGTCAAAGCGACCAATGACGACAAGGGTACGGAATAACAGTGCAGTAGCGTCCCATTTACAGTTCCTAGCGCTGCCCACTATGTCTCCAGTCCACACCTCACAAAGCTTAGAGTTCGACAGTAACTATTCG TCGCAAGATCAAATGGATTCTAACCGGTCACTCCCCGATACTTTCATGACGCGCCAACGATCAGCAGtagaaacagcgccctcagaaTCTAACTTCAGCCAGTACACATCCAACGATGACCCCGCCCTGTTCAGTCTACCCAACATTGACTTTAGACGTGGTGCCACACCTGCTAGGCAGTCCTTCTCAAGGAGCAAATTCAGAAGGATATCCAGTATGAACCCAAGTCCCTCGCCGGaacggacacctttg TCGTTCATTCCGCAAGTCACAGTAACAGAAAGCAATACAACCGGCAGCGATTCCTCGTCATCATCTGATAAGAAAGAAAGCTCAGTCTTTGTACAACTTGAACTTCTTCTACCCAAAGATGTCTTT GGTCTCTCAACGCTAAGCCTTGATCTTGGTATTGATCATGAACAATCAAGTGTTAACTTG GTGAGCAGAGGTGCAGAGTGCATCATGGTGCAGAAGGATTTCTTTGCCAAATACTGCACCGAGCATGTCAAACGCCACATCCGTAAGCTGGTCAAACCCTACCCTCCACCGGAGCTTCTTCAACATAACCTGCAGAACCATTCCAACTGGACCAACTACAAACATGAGGCTGTGGCTAGTCTATTAAAGGATAGATCCAAAGCCAAGACATTGagattatga
- the LOC139936756 gene encoding uncharacterized protein isoform X5 — protein MQLGRYSTGWARRRFAHAIRMVILMLRIHSMVFKKHKTGGKQSLTFTEIAEQLPSDDLKTSGLSFDPRDFKAKREINLTTEAKNILSMPSSIRTAEQLQTALYGLQTMKSFAEYPLHMQEKLVKVAWFESVPPKRVIIRQGHYAENFYFVISGSAVVTIMETKADTGEPQIRTAAVLRKGSSFGELALLHHSKRTATVSSQGDVQLLAIGREDFFDIFMRGQQPGEEPDHVKFLRQLPFMKYWPMERLIEHPEMCLFHFYKRGQVVVKDSNKSDWIYIVKSGSCQVLKQLKAVKPSKTQRSESTNDLRLPRLHTRHHSAPDLAATSSSKRPMTTRVRNNSAVASHLQFLALPTMSPVHTSQSLEFDSNYSSQDQMDSNRSLPDTFMTRQRSAVETAPSESNFSQYTSNDDPALFSLPNIDFRRGATPARQSFSRSKFRRISSMNPSPSPERTPLSFIPQVTVTESNTTGSDSSSSSDKKESSVFVQLELLLPKDVFGLSTLSLDLGIDHEQSSVNLVSRGAECIMVQKDFFAKYCTEHVKRHIRKLVKPYPPPELLQHNLQNHSNWTNYKHEAVASLLKDRSKAKTLRL, from the exons ATGCAACTTGGCAGATATTCTACAGGATGG GCTCGCAGAAGATTCGCTCATGCAATCAGAATGGTCATCCTAATGCTACGAATACACTCCATGGTCTTcaaaaa GCACAAAACTGGCGGCAAACAATCCCTGACGTTCACTGAGATTGCTGAGCAGTTACCGTCAGATGACTTGAAGACATCGGGACTCTCGTTTGACCCGCGAGATTTCAAAGCAAAACGAGAG ATAAACTTAACCACTGAAGCCAAAAACATATTGAGTATGCCAAGTTCCATCCGGACAGCAGAGCAACTGCAAACG GCATTATATGGACTCCAAACTATGAAGTCTTTTGCAGAGTATCCGCTGCATATGCAAGAAAAGCTAGTCAAAGTTGCTTGGTTTGAAAG CGTGCCACCAAAGAGAGTTATAATCAGACAAGGTCACTATGCAGAGAACTTCTATTTCGTCATATCAGGTTCAG CTGTGGTGACCATAATGGAGACCAAGGCAGACACCGGAGAGCCACAAATCCGCACCGCTGCCGTCCTACGTAAAGGCAGTAGCTTCGGGGAGCTAGCCCTCCTACATCACTCCAAGAGAACTGCGACAGTCTCGAGCCAGGGTGATGTTCAACTTCTTGCCATCGGTAGGGAGGACTTTTTTGACATCTTCATGAGGGGGCAGCAGCCTGGGGAGGAGCCGGATCATGTCAAGTTTCTAAG GCAACTGCCCTTTATGAAGTATTGGCCAATGGAGAGGCTAATTGAGCATCCAGAAATGTGTCTCTTTCATTTTTACAA ACGTGGGCAAGTCGTGGTAAAAGACAGCAATAAATCGGACTGGATCTACATTGTTAAGTCT GGTTCATGTCAGGTGTTGAAGCAGTTGAAGGCGGTCAAACCAAGTAAAACCCAACGCTCTGAATCTACCAATGATCTACGACTACCAAGACTACATACAAGACATCATTCAG CTCCTGATTTGGCAGCAACGTCGTCGTCAAAGCGACCAATGACGACAAGGGTACGGAATAACAGTGCAGTAGCGTCCCATTTACAGTTCCTAGCGCTGCCCACTATGTCTCCAGTCCACACCTCACAAAGCTTAGAGTTCGACAGTAACTATTCG TCGCAAGATCAAATGGATTCTAACCGGTCACTCCCCGATACTTTCATGACGCGCCAACGATCAGCAGtagaaacagcgccctcagaaTCTAACTTCAGCCAGTACACATCCAACGATGACCCCGCCCTGTTCAGTCTACCCAACATTGACTTTAGACGTGGTGCCACACCTGCTAGGCAGTCCTTCTCAAGGAGCAAATTCAGAAGGATATCCAGTATGAACCCAAGTCCCTCGCCGGaacggacacctttg TCGTTCATTCCGCAAGTCACAGTAACAGAAAGCAATACAACCGGCAGCGATTCCTCGTCATCATCTGATAAGAAAGAAAGCTCAGTCTTTGTACAACTTGAACTTCTTCTACCCAAAGATGTCTTT GGTCTCTCAACGCTAAGCCTTGATCTTGGTATTGATCATGAACAATCAAGTGTTAACTTG GTGAGCAGAGGTGCAGAGTGCATCATGGTGCAGAAGGATTTCTTTGCCAAATACTGCACCGAGCATGTCAAACGCCACATCCGTAAGCTGGTCAAACCCTACCCTCCACCGGAGCTTCTTCAACATAACCTGCAGAACCATTCCAACTGGACCAACTACAAACATGAGGCTGTGGCTAGTCTATTAAAGGATAGATCCAAAGCCAAGACATTGagattatga